The DNA region ATAGTCAGCGTTGGGGCTGGATACGCGATAGAGAAGAGCTTAGACGATGCTATAGGCTACTTAGATAGCAGGGTTAAGGAGTATGAGGAAGCGATAAAGAAGACTCAGGAAAGTCTTCACCAAATAGAGCACAAGCTCCAAGAGCTGGCTATAAAAGCCCAAAAACTTCAGCAGGAGCAGGCAATGAAGTTTAATGTTCCAAGGAAGTGAGCTTTGCCCTTCTATCTTTTCTGTATTTCATCCTTTCTTATACCACTCCACCGTCCTTAGCAGGCCCTCCTCAAGGCTGTACTTTGGTTCAAAGCCGAGCTCTCTAATTTCGCTTACATCCGCTAAGCTGTGCCTTATATCTCCCGGCCTTGGCTTATCAAATAGTATTGAGCTCTTTGAATTGGTTGCATCGATTATCTTCAAAGCGAGCTCTAAAATGGTAGTCTGCTCCCCTCTAGCCACGTTAAATACTCTCCCATCTGCTCTAGAACTTTCCGCAGCGAGGATATTTGCACTAACTACATCTTTAATATAGATGAAATCCCGCGTCTGCTTTCCATCTCCATAGATTACTAGCGGCTCATTCCTAAGGGCGCGGTTTATGAAGATGCTTATAACTCCCGCATATTGGTTGTATCCCTGTCTAGGCCCAAATACATTGAAGTATCTTAGAGACACAGTTGGGATGCCATAGAGTTCGTGAAACACTTTTAGGTAGTACTCTGCACTTACTTTGCTCACGCCATAGGGGGATAGTGGGTTTGGCTTTTCGCTCTCTTTAAGGGGAAGGTTCTGGTTGTCGCCATAGACAGCAGCAGAAGAGGCAAAAATCATCTTTCCATGCCCTTCGATTAAAGCCCTCAAAATGTTAAGCGTCCCAAGAACATTGATTTCTTCCGCAAGGAGTGGCTTTTCGACGCTCTCAACAACGCTCACTAAAGCAGCCTCATGAAAAACGTAGTCTGCTTGGGAGATGAGATCTGCTATGCTCTCGTAGTCCCTAACATCTGCTTGGATGAATTTGACGTTTGGAGGCACGTTTTCAAGATTTCCAGTGTAGAGGTTGTCAATTACAATCACTTCGTTTTTCTCGCTCAGCTCCTCGGCGATGTGGGAGCCTATGAATCCAGCCCCTCCAGTGACCACTATGAGCTTGTTCTTCATACCGCATCGAATAGAATACAGTAAAGCGCTTAAAATGTTTTTCTCTTTTTCACGTGATCCTCGATTATCTCTTTTGAAAGCATCTTTCCTTCAGCCTTCAGCTTTTCATAGAGTTCCTCTATATCTTCTAGTATGTACATTATTTCCTCCAGAATACTCTTGCTTTTGTTCCACGGGATGGCATATCTGAATTCGAGTATTTCTGCTATGTCCTCTATCGTAAAAACGGCCAGCACTTTAAACGTCTGGCTGTCAACAACTTGTACGCCCTCTTTTGTAAGGGCAAGCTTTACTTCACTGTCCATAATACCACCAAATAACTTTATGTATTTCAAACATTTTAAGAATTGTGCAAAGTGTAGGAGTATTAAAAGGAATAAAAAGAAAACGCTACAACTCACTTAATTGGTGGTCTGAATTTGTAGGCGTAGAGGATTAGTCCGTCTTCTCCGAACTCCCGAATCTTCCTCGTTACCATCTCGACTTCCATGCCGAAGTCTATCTCCTCAGGGTCAACGTCTGTGAGCTGAGCAAACACTATTGGGCCTTCCTCAAGCTCGATTAAAGCTAGGGGATATGGTTTAACGTATTCGAAGCCGCTCGGTGGGTTCCTAACTATTGTCCAGCTGAGGACTTTTCCCTTTCCACTTAGCTGGACATCTTCCATCTCTCTGCTTCCGCACTCGTCACATACTTGTCTTGGAGGAAAGTGAACTTTACCACAGCTCTTACACTTTGTACCGACTAAGCGGTACTTCTCTTTAAAGTGTCTCCAATATCTGGCTACCTGCATTGGCCTCGCCATTTTAAACCCTCCTCAGAATGCTAATTGTTATATTCGAACCTGTTCCACCAATATTTTGAGTTAGGGCAATTTCTGGGTCTGGTACTTGGTTTGGTGATTCTCCCCTAAGCTGCCACACTGCTTCGACAGTTTGATAGACACCTGTGGCACCGACGGGGTGTCCTCTTGACTTTAGACCTCCTAAAGTCTGTATTGGGTAATCTCCATCGATTGCTATTTGTCCCTCTTTTGCTAATTTGACACCCTCTCCTCTTTTTGCTATGCCTATGGACTCCAAGCTAAGAGCAGCCATTATTGTAAATGCATCATGAATCTCGAAAAGGTCTATATCCTTTGCCTCTATGCCTGCCATCTTGTAGGCCTTTTCAGCGGCAACTTTTGCAGCTTTCAGGGTTAAAAGTTCCTTCCTATTGGCGAGGTTTATCGTGTCGATTGCCCTTCCCATTCCTGCAACTTCAACCATCTTGGCCTTATCAACGAATTCTTTGGCTTTTTCCTCGGTGGTTATTATCACTGCAGCTGCACCATCGCACATGGGAGAAGCATCGAAGAGTTTTATTGGGTCTGAAATGTACGGGCTCCTGAGGACTGTTTCTAACTTAATTGGTCTCTTAAACATGGCATATGGATTCTTTGCTCCATTTATGTGTGCATTAACTGCAAAATGAGCTAAATCTTCCTCAGTATAGCCATACTCCTTCATGTAGAGCCTCATGATGAGAGCATTTAATGCTACAAAACTTGCTCCGTGGAAGAGTTCATATTCTGAATCTGCTGCATATCCTAAATAGCGTGTGCCATCGCTTGGCCAAGCGTCGGTCATCTTCTCGACACCAACAACGGCAACTACCTCTTCAAGGCCGCTCATGACTGCTTTAACTCCCTCTTGAACTGCTGCTCCTCCACTTGCACAAGCAGCCTCAATCTTAACAGCAGGAATGTTTCCCAATCCCGCAAAGTCTGCTATTAGGGCACCTAAGTTTTCCTGCTCTATGAAGCTTCCAGACGCCATGTTTCCAACATAAAGTGAATCAACCTTATCAACGCCTGCATCTTCCATAGCATTAAGCAAAGCTTCAACGGCCATGTCCCTCAAGCTAGTTCTCCAGTGCTCTCCAACAGGGACTGCACCAACACCAATGATAACCGGCTTCCTCATTTTAACCACCTCACATTATATACTTGCCTCTGTGCTTCGCGTAGAGGGCGTAGTCTATGTATTTCTTTCTATTTACGTAGTCCATTGTTTTTGGAGCCAAATCTCTTTTCTCTTCTATAGCGTCTTGAACCACGAGTGAGAATGCATCGCTTCCAGCACCGCTTCCAAAGCTTACCCAAAGAATCCTGTCGCCTGGCTTAGCTATGTCTAAAACCGCTGAAACGCCAACTAACGTAGCACCGCTGTAAGTGTTTCCTATTATCCCGGTTAAGAGACCCGGTAGTACCTTCTCCTTTGGAATTCCCAATATCTTCGCAACTGTTAGTGGGAACTTAACATTTGGCTGGTGAAAGACAGCGTAATCAAAATCGCTTGGAGAATAGCCGAGTTCTTCCATTAAACCCTTAGCAGCACTCACAATTTGGTGGAAGTATGCTGGTTCTCCTGTGAACCTGTTGCCGTGTCTTGGGTAGTGCTCGTGTTGCCTCCTCCAAAAGTCGGGGGTATCGGTTACATAGGAATAGCTTCCCTCAAAGTAGGCAATCGTCTCACTACTCTTCTCTCCAACGATGTATGCCGCGCCTCCAGCGGAGGCTGTGAACTCCAAGTGATCGCCAGGTCTGCCTTGGGCTGTATCAGAACCAATTGCCATAGCATATTTGGCCATTCCACTTCCAACAAATCCTATAGAAGCTTGTAATGCCTCGGTTCCAGCTTTACAAGCAAACTCAAAATCAGCTGCATCTAACTCAGGTGTAGCGCCTATGGCTTCGGCTATTACGGTGGCGCTTGGTTTGACGGCATAAGGCTTTGACTCCGTTCCAAACCAAATCGCTCTAATCTCTTTAGGATCAATTTGAGCCCTTTTCAAAGCGTTTCTCGCAGCTTCGATGCCTATTGTTAAGGCATCTTCATCTAAATTATTCACGGACTTTTCTTGGATTGGGAAACTGCTTATTCCCCAAACTCTCCCAATTTCCTCCGCTTTTATGCGGAACATTGGGACATATGCTCCATATCCAACAATACCAACATCCTTTATTGGTTTTAACAGTCTTCTCATCGGCATCACCTTGTTAGTTCATAAGAGTTAAATTTCAAACGTTCCTTGATGGATAAAGCGGGTTATTATAAAAGCCTTTCGGTAAAAGTGAAAGCATATTTCGTCAATTATCGATAGGAAGCCCTATATACTATCGTTTAGAGTTATCACTAGGTGGATAATACGATGAGGTATGAAATTTTGCACAAGCCAAGTTTTAGCTTGGTTGAAGTAGAGCTTGAAGAAGGAGAGGTCATTCAAGCCGAAGCGGGTGCTATGGTTCACATGAGCCCGAACATAAGACTGGAAACAAAAGCTAAAGGTGGCATTTTTGGAGCCTTGAAGCGCTCAATGCTCGGCGGTGAAAGCTTTTTCATCAACAAGTTTAGGGCCGAAGGTGGAAAAGGAGTAGTAGGATTTGCACCGGCATATATGGGGGATATTGAAGTTTTTGAGCTTAACGGCACATTGTACGCTCAAAGTGGAGCTTTTTTGGCTAGCTCAGAGAACATAGATATCAACACCAAGTGGGGAGGAGCAAAAACATTCTTTGGGCGTGAAGGCCTATTCTTACTCAAAATGACAGGTCAGGGAACGGTTTTTCTCTCAAGTTTTGGGGCAATATACAAGAAGGAACTTCACAACGAGCGCTTTATAATAGACACCGGCCATTTAGTGGCCTTCAGCGAGGGATTAGACTTCAATTTAAGGCGCGTTGGAGGCTTAAAGAGCACATTATTTAGCGGTGAGGGATTAGTCGCAGAATTCTATGGGACTGGGACTCTTTATATCCAAACGAGAAGTTTAGATAGCTTTTTGAGCTGGATTATTCCATATCTGCCGAGTAAAGAGTGACAACTCTTTCTTTTTTTCACGTTAAACTTTTAAATTTAGATTCTCTTCTAGTTTTAGGTGCGTCTAAAGTGGTGAGCCCACAAGCTGAGGACTACTTGAAGTGCATTTATCTCTTAAAAGAGAGAGGTGAAAACGTTAAAAATTCTTCCATCGCTGCATATTTGGGAGTTTCGCCTGCAACAGTCACGGAAATGATGCAAAAGCTCAGCAAAGAAGGTTTTATTAAGTATGTCCCTTATAAAGGCGTTGATTTGACGAAAAAGGGATTTAACGTGGCACAGAAGCTGATATGGAAGCACCGCATAATAGAGTGCTTTTTAAGAGATGTCCTGGGTTATGAAGATATGGCAAAGATACATTTTGAAGCATGCAAGCTCGAACATTCGGCAAGCGACGAATTTGTGGAGAAGCTGTGTGGTATCTTAAACAACCCAAAAGTGTGCCCTCATGGAAGGGAAATTCCAAAGATAAGAGAATAATGGAGCTAATCTTTTTCAACCGAGACGTTAACAGGCGTTGCGTTCATTATGTTCTCACCAATTGGGCACCTTTCCTCGACTTTTTCTAGCCACTCTGAGAGTTTTTCTTCTGGAATATCGCCTTTTACCTTCACTTTAACCTCTATCTCCTTGTAGCCAGCTCTGTCCTCAACGTTCTTACCCATCAGCCTGTCTGTGTTTATCCTGCCAGTCACTTTGATGTGTATCTTCTCAATGTTTAAACCCATCTCTTTAGCTACCATGAATCCAACTATGTTTATGCAGCCTGCCAGAGCAGCTAATATATACTCAAGGGGACTTGATTCATCTTTATCCACAATGTATTCGAAGCTTTTTCCTTTAACAATCATTCTTGTGGGAGAAACGCTCTCTCCAGAAACGCGTACTTTTATGTTGGGCATAGCAATCACCATTTACAATTGGAAAGATTTGTATAAAAATTCTTCTCCCACCTTTGGTTTTGGACTGAGAGTTAAAAGAGTAGAAAAGAAAGCTTAAGGCTTTCTAACCACAATTAAAGCGTGGTCTTTTTCGTAGGGCTCAAGGGATAATCTTTCTACCACTTCAAAGTACGTGCTCAGCTCTTCTTCAACTTCCTTGAAAACCTGCTCAGGTGGCTTTGTAACGTCAATACTTCTGCTCTTGATGGATATCATAGCGTAGCCGCCTTTCTTGAGATATGCTTTAGCGTTGTCGATTAAAATCTTGGCCTGTGTGGGCTGTGCAACGTCCTCGAAGATTACATCAACTTTTGTCACCACTGCCCTATACTCTTCGGGCTTAGTTGCATCACCGAGTATTGGGATAATGTTCTTCCTCTCGTAGACTAAAGGCACAAGCTCTCTCAAAACCCTCGGCGAGAACTCAACACCGTATACTTTGCCTTCCCACCCGACGATGTCGCTAACGTGTGAAGCGGTTGTTCCGCTCGCTATTCCCAAATATAGGACGCTCTTTCCTGGTTTGATTGGGAAGTGCTTTAGTCCATTTAGTATAGCCGCTCCAAGCTTTGAACGCCTTGGATTCCAAATCCTGTACTCCTCTTTCTCCCACTTTACAATGCGCTCTCCATAGACTTTTTGCCCTGGGACGAGGTTCTTCGTCGCTATTTTCTCGCTCCCGTCATCATCAATGAAGATATAAACGCCAGGGAATTTGTGCTTTTTAATCTTCATTCACTCACCTCCTTTCCTTCTTTTTCTTCTTCTTTTCTTTGCCTTTCTTTTTGCCCTTAAACTTCCCCTTGTCTTTTCTGCCTTTTTCCTTGCCCTTTCCTTTGAACTTCTTACCCTTCTTTTTCTTTTCTTTCTTCTTCGGCTTCTCTGGCTTTCTCTTTGGTGGATTCGGATATTTCTCTTTTATCTCCTTAATTCTTGCTTCAATCTCGTTCTTAAGTTCTTCTGCAATGTATTCGCCCGAGAAGTAGTCTACTCTTGCTGCTATGGCCAGCTTTCCGGCCAAAGCTCTCGCTATCTTACCCCTCTGCCACCACGGTGAGCGGTTGATATCAGGATATTGGTAAATTATTCCGTGCTTTGGAGGTTTAGCACCGCTTCTTAAGTGTCTGAACAAAGCTTTTTCCGCACCTAAAACTTGTATTGTTGAGGAGGGCATTATAGCGAGCTCTTTTAGACCTCCAGCAAGGCTTATCAGTCTAGCACCAAGCTTAGCTCCAACCAAAGCCTTCAAGTTTGGAGCAACATCGTCCATAGCTCTGTCTATGTAGTCTTCAATCTCTTCTCTAAGCTTGTAGAGCCTATCTATTTCCTTTGCAAGGTCTTGTATGGCTTTCATATCTCTATCGTCCATCCAAGCGCCCATAGACTTCTCTGCTGCTTCCTTTATCTTTTTAAGCTTCTCTTCGCTGAAGCTGAGCTCTTTCATAGTCTCTTCATTTAAGTTGTCTCTCTTTCCAACTACCTTGACAAAAGTTACGAACTGCTGGTGCTTTGGTAGGAGTTCATCAAGCTCAGGGAAGTGAAGGGTGTACCACTCCCTCAAGCGAGCTACTAGGAGGTTTACTACTTTATCAATGTCATCTAGAGCTTCAATAGCCTGGATTATCATCTTGTCTCTTGCACCGCTCTGCTCTTGGATTCCACGCCTTGTTAGTGCTAAGCCCACTTCGAAGTAGCTCTCGAACCAGTTTTTCCCTAAGAACTCCTCTGGGTTCTCTCTAAGTTTTTCACCAGCCAAGTTTGGAAATTCAAAATCAGCATCTACCCCTACTTTAGCCTTAACTCTTCTCGCGAGCTCTTGGTGCTCAAAGATAAGTGAAGTGTATCCTTCTTTCATGAGCTCCTCAACGAGTTCAACTAGCTCTTCTGTAAGCTCTCCTTTTAAAAGCCTCTCTAAAGAGTTTTCGGGGCTTTCTCTATACTCCTTCTTGGTTATAAGATTACCCTGCTCATCAAAGGCGTAAATTCCCTGAACGTTTTCGCTCACGTATGCTTTCATAAACATCACCTTTCTATTTTTTGCTGAAGAAATATAAAAGGGTTGGGCTTTTAAAGCTTGAGTTTAGGAGAGAAAAACTCAATCCTCCCAGGGCTCCCTATACTTGAGCGCCCATCCAAACTCATCCTTAAGTATGTCTATAGCTGCGTATGGGGGAATTACTCCCTTTTCTGTTATTATGACATCCACATACTCCGGTGGAGTAACATCAAATGCGGGATTCTTAACCACTATATTCTTTGGCCAAGTTGCGAGCTCTTCTTTGGGGACTACCTCATAGGGATCGCGCTCCTCTATCTCTACAAGCTGGCCTAGCAATGTTTCGGGATGGAACTTATACGTCTCGGCTGCTGTCATAACCCAAACTCTGTGCTCTTTTGCGGTTAGGGCTATTAGTGCAGTCCCAATCTTGTTTATAACTGCTCCATTAGCAGTTATTGTATCAGCGCCCATGATTACTTTGTCGGTCATCTTCATGTAATGCCGAGCAGCTCCATCCACCACATAAATAACGGGTATCCCTGCTTCAGCCAGCTGTTTGGCTGTTATTTTGCCCTGATATCTTGGCCTAGTCTCGGTTACTATAACCTTTATATCCTTACCCTCTTCCCAAGCCTTTTTCATGACTCCTACGGCGGCGCTGGAATGGCAGTGTGTCATTATTATGTCCCCGTCTTCAACCCTCTTTGCTCCAAACTCCGCTATTTTCTTAACAGCATTCTCTGAATTGTGAATAAACTCCTTTGCGGAATTTGTCGCCATAAACTTTATCTCATCTAAGCTTGCACCACCATTATACGTGAGCTTTACTCTATACATTACATAACGTAGAGCGTTCGGTAAAGAAACCGCTGTCGGTCTTGTATTGTAAAGTAGCTTTGCAGCTTCCTTCATTTCGTTCCAAAATTCGTCTTCATTCTTTGCGTTGCTTTTTTCTGCTTGTATTTGTAAAGCTAATGCTGCTGATCGTGCTATTTTTCCCGCTCCCCTAATTTCCATGTTTTTTATTTTTTCGGCAATTTCCAAAACTTCCTTAACTATTGTCATTACCTCCCCCTCCTCTTTTGCGTATCATTTTATTTCGCATTGCTCCTTTATATACCTCACTATCCTCTGTTTTCTTTTATGCATTAAGGCACAAAGATAAACTTTGATGTACTTAAAATATTGCCAATGTTTTTGTTTACAAATAACAAGGGCATTTACGACCAATGCCGAAAGCTTTATATTTAATTGTCACAAAGCTTTAAGTGTATAAAATTGAGCCTATGTTCAAGTTTGTTCAATACATGCTGGGGTGAATGGTGATGGAGGAGAAATTAGAAAGAAAGCTTGAAAAGAAGCTTGAAGCTGTGACATTAAATTATGAGGCTTACTTCTCCGAAAAAGCTCTTGGAATGAAAGCTTCAGAAATTAGAGAGCTTCTAAAGTTAGTAGAAAGCTCGGAGATAATCTCACTCGCTGGTGGGCTTCCAAACCCTGAGACATTCCCAAAGGACCTTATAACGAAACTAGCTCAAAAAGCCATAGAAGAGCACGGGAATGCTGCCTTACAATATGGAACAACAAAGGGATACACACCTCTAAGATTAGAAATTGCAGAAATGCTTAGGAAGAGGTATGGCATCCCAATATCAAAAGTTGACATTATGATCACTGCAGGCTCCCAGCAAGGTCTCGATTTAATCGGTAGAGTCTTCATAAACCCTGGGGATATTATTGTGGTAGAGGCTCCAACTTATTTAGCAGCGCTCCAATCCTTTAGGTACTACGATCCTCAATTCATCCAAATTCCGCTTGACGATGAAGGAATGCGCATTGATCTCCTTGAAGAGAAGCTCAAAGAGCTTAAAGCTCAAGGGAAGAAAGTAAAGCTTGTTTATACCATTCCAACTTTCCAAAACCCTGGCGGAGTTACAATGAGCAAAGAGAGGAGAAAGAGGCTCTTAGAGCTTGCAAGTGAATATGACTTCTTGATTATTGAGGATGGACCATATAATGAGCTCAGATACAGGGGAGAAGAAATCCCACCCATTAAGTATTGGGACGAAGAAGGTAGGGTTATCTACTTGGGAACATTCTCCAAGATATTCGCTCCTGGATTCAGGGTTGCTTGGATTGCTGCCGAGCCTCACTTCATAAGGAAGCTTGAGATAGCCAAGCAGGGTATTGACTTGTGCACAAACGTCTTTGGACAAGTGATAGCCGCTGAATATCTCAAAGGAGGCTATTTAGACAAGCACATCGAAAAGATTAGGGCATTCTACAAGCCAAAGCTGGAGATAATGCTCGACGCTCTTGAGAAGTACATGCCTGAAGGAGTTAAGTGGACAAAGCCCGACGGAGGAATGTTCGTTTGGGTAACCGTTCCAGAGGGCATAGACACCAAGGAGATGTTTGAGAAGGCCGTTGCTAAGGGAGTTGCATATGTCCCAGGTGAGGCATTCTTCGCTGACAGAGGTGTTAAGAACACAATGAGGCTTAACTTCACCTATGTTGAGGACGAGAAGATAGTTGAGGGTATAAAGAGGCTCGCAGAAGCGCTTAAAGAAGCGATGAAAGCTTGATTTCTTTTTCTCTTTTAATCTATGTGCAGGTCAGTGTCAAAACCCTTTCTCGTTAAGTAGCCAATTCTCTCAAGTTTGCCTTCTCTGTACTCATAGATCAAAGGAACACCCGTGGGGATGTTGAGCTTTAGAACCTGCTCTTTAGTTAGACCTTCGATATGCATCACTATGGAGCGTAAACTGTTGCCGTGTGCACTAACTAGGACGTTCTTTCCCTTTTCAAGCTCTGGAATTATTTTTCCTCTAAAATAAGG from Palaeococcus pacificus DY20341 includes:
- a CDS encoding SDR family oxidoreductase yields the protein MKNKLIVVTGGAGFIGSHIAEELSEKNEVIVIDNLYTGNLENVPPNVKFIQADVRDYESIADLISQADYVFHEAALVSVVESVEKPLLAEEINVLGTLNILRALIEGHGKMIFASSAAVYGDNQNLPLKESEKPNPLSPYGVSKVSAEYYLKVFHELYGIPTVSLRYFNVFGPRQGYNQYAGVISIFINRALRNEPLVIYGDGKQTRDFIYIKDVVSANILAAESSRADGRVFNVARGEQTTILELALKIIDATNSKSSILFDKPRPGDIRHSLADVSEIRELGFEPKYSLEEGLLRTVEWYKKG
- a CDS encoding Zn-ribbon domain-containing OB-fold protein; translated protein: MARPMQVARYWRHFKEKYRLVGTKCKSCGKVHFPPRQVCDECGSREMEDVQLSGKGKVLSWTIVRNPPSGFEYVKPYPLALIELEEGPIVFAQLTDVDPEEIDFGMEVEMVTRKIREFGEDGLILYAYKFRPPIK
- a CDS encoding thiolase domain-containing protein, giving the protein MRKPVIIGVGAVPVGEHWRTSLRDMAVEALLNAMEDAGVDKVDSLYVGNMASGSFIEQENLGALIADFAGLGNIPAVKIEAACASGGAAVQEGVKAVMSGLEEVVAVVGVEKMTDAWPSDGTRYLGYAADSEYELFHGASFVALNALIMRLYMKEYGYTEEDLAHFAVNAHINGAKNPYAMFKRPIKLETVLRSPYISDPIKLFDASPMCDGAAAVIITTEEKAKEFVDKAKMVEVAGMGRAIDTINLANRKELLTLKAAKVAAEKAYKMAGIEAKDIDLFEIHDAFTIMAALSLESIGIAKRGEGVKLAKEGQIAIDGDYPIQTLGGLKSRGHPVGATGVYQTVEAVWQLRGESPNQVPDPEIALTQNIGGTGSNITISILRRV
- a CDS encoding hydroxymethylglutaryl-CoA synthase, which codes for MRRLLKPIKDVGIVGYGAYVPMFRIKAEEIGRVWGISSFPIQEKSVNNLDEDALTIGIEAARNALKRAQIDPKEIRAIWFGTESKPYAVKPSATVIAEAIGATPELDAADFEFACKAGTEALQASIGFVGSGMAKYAMAIGSDTAQGRPGDHLEFTASAGGAAYIVGEKSSETIAYFEGSYSYVTDTPDFWRRQHEHYPRHGNRFTGEPAYFHQIVSAAKGLMEELGYSPSDFDYAVFHQPNVKFPLTVAKILGIPKEKVLPGLLTGIIGNTYSGATLVGVSAVLDIAKPGDRILWVSFGSGAGSDAFSLVVQDAIEEKRDLAPKTMDYVNRKKYIDYALYAKHRGKYIM
- a CDS encoding TIGR00266 family protein; the encoded protein is MRYEILHKPSFSLVEVELEEGEVIQAEAGAMVHMSPNIRLETKAKGGIFGALKRSMLGGESFFINKFRAEGGKGVVGFAPAYMGDIEVFELNGTLYAQSGAFLASSENIDINTKWGGAKTFFGREGLFLLKMTGQGTVFLSSFGAIYKKELHNERFIIDTGHLVAFSEGLDFNLRRVGGLKSTLFSGEGLVAEFYGTGTLYIQTRSLDSFLSWIIPYLPSKE
- a CDS encoding metal-dependent transcriptional regulator codes for the protein MVSPQAEDYLKCIYLLKERGENVKNSSIAAYLGVSPATVTEMMQKLSKEGFIKYVPYKGVDLTKKGFNVAQKLIWKHRIIECFLRDVLGYEDMAKIHFEACKLEHSASDEFVEKLCGILNNPKVCPHGREIPKIRE
- a CDS encoding OsmC family protein, producing the protein MVIAMPNIKVRVSGESVSPTRMIVKGKSFEYIVDKDESSPLEYILAALAGCINIVGFMVAKEMGLNIEKIHIKVTGRINTDRLMGKNVEDRAGYKEIEVKVKVKGDIPEEKLSEWLEKVEERCPIGENIMNATPVNVSVEKD
- a CDS encoding fibrillarin-like rRNA/tRNA 2'-O-methyltransferase, translating into MKIKKHKFPGVYIFIDDDGSEKIATKNLVPGQKVYGERIVKWEKEEYRIWNPRRSKLGAAILNGLKHFPIKPGKSVLYLGIASGTTASHVSDIVGWEGKVYGVEFSPRVLRELVPLVYERKNIIPILGDATKPEEYRAVVTKVDVIFEDVAQPTQAKILIDNAKAYLKKGGYAMISIKSRSIDVTKPPEQVFKEVEEELSTYFEVVERLSLEPYEKDHALIVVRKP
- a CDS encoding C/D box methylation guide ribonucleoprotein complex aNOP56 subunit (functions along with aFIB and aL7a; guides 2'-O-methylation of ribose to specific sites in RNAs); this translates as MKAYVSENVQGIYAFDEQGNLITKKEYRESPENSLERLLKGELTEELVELVEELMKEGYTSLIFEHQELARRVKAKVGVDADFEFPNLAGEKLRENPEEFLGKNWFESYFEVGLALTRRGIQEQSGARDKMIIQAIEALDDIDKVVNLLVARLREWYTLHFPELDELLPKHQQFVTFVKVVGKRDNLNEETMKELSFSEEKLKKIKEAAEKSMGAWMDDRDMKAIQDLAKEIDRLYKLREEIEDYIDRAMDDVAPNLKALVGAKLGARLISLAGGLKELAIMPSSTIQVLGAEKALFRHLRSGAKPPKHGIIYQYPDINRSPWWQRGKIARALAGKLAIAARVDYFSGEYIAEELKNEIEARIKEIKEKYPNPPKRKPEKPKKKEKKKKGKKFKGKGKEKGRKDKGKFKGKKKGKEKKKKKKERR
- a CDS encoding ribose 1,5-bisphosphate isomerase — its product is MTIVKEVLEIAEKIKNMEIRGAGKIARSAALALQIQAEKSNAKNEDEFWNEMKEAAKLLYNTRPTAVSLPNALRYVMYRVKLTYNGGASLDEIKFMATNSAKEFIHNSENAVKKIAEFGAKRVEDGDIIMTHCHSSAAVGVMKKAWEEGKDIKVIVTETRPRYQGKITAKQLAEAGIPVIYVVDGAARHYMKMTDKVIMGADTITANGAVINKIGTALIALTAKEHRVWVMTAAETYKFHPETLLGQLVEIEERDPYEVVPKEELATWPKNIVVKNPAFDVTPPEYVDVIITEKGVIPPYAAIDILKDEFGWALKYREPWED
- a CDS encoding aminotransferase-like domain-containing protein, coding for MEEKLERKLEKKLEAVTLNYEAYFSEKALGMKASEIRELLKLVESSEIISLAGGLPNPETFPKDLITKLAQKAIEEHGNAALQYGTTKGYTPLRLEIAEMLRKRYGIPISKVDIMITAGSQQGLDLIGRVFINPGDIIVVEAPTYLAALQSFRYYDPQFIQIPLDDEGMRIDLLEEKLKELKAQGKKVKLVYTIPTFQNPGGVTMSKERRKRLLELASEYDFLIIEDGPYNELRYRGEEIPPIKYWDEEGRVIYLGTFSKIFAPGFRVAWIAAEPHFIRKLEIAKQGIDLCTNVFGQVIAAEYLKGGYLDKHIEKIRAFYKPKLEIMLDALEKYMPEGVKWTKPDGGMFVWVTVPEGIDTKEMFEKAVAKGVAYVPGEAFFADRGVKNTMRLNFTYVEDEKIVEGIKRLAEALKEAMKA